The Ranitomeya imitator isolate aRanImi1 chromosome 8, aRanImi1.pri, whole genome shotgun sequence genome window below encodes:
- the LOC138647503 gene encoding olfactory receptor 5B12-like, with product MRNQTLWSELYLLGMSDVPSLQLLLFLIFFYVYVSTLVTNLLIILLVVVDSHLHSPMYFFLGNLACLDMGCSSITSPRLLYDLTTNDKTISVAACMSQVFFFIFFATCEILLLAVMSYDRYIAICRPLHYIQVMGWQTCVHLAVAVWMLGMLYSLIHTIFTLRLTFCASNVVWSFFCDVSKLLQISCTDTFVNLLSIFILGGLLGLSSLLMTFIPYITVFSTILKIRGKDKRSKAFSTCSSHLTVVFIFYGTLVFNYFRPTTSYYHSADRVVSVFYTLVTPLVNPLVYSLRNQELKAALRRLYKTYRPEGGRQRLQEQRGKRKGPARNNEPI from the coding sequence ATGAGAAATCAAACCCTTTGGTCTGAATTGTACTTGTTGGGGATGTCTGATGTCCCGAGCCTCCAGCTTCttctcttcctgatcttcttctatGTTTATGTCTCGACCCTCGTCACTAATCTTCTCATCATTCTCCTGGTGGTCGTAGACTCTCACCTCCATAGCCCCATGTACTTCTTTCTTGGGAACCTGGCCTGTCTGGATATGGGTTGctcttccatcacatctcctcgttTGCTCTACGACTTGACCACCAACGATAAGACAATTTCTGTAGCGGCCTGCATGAGCCAAgtctttttctttatattttttgccACTTGTGAGATTCTTCTATTGGCGGTGATGTCTTATGATCGGTACATTGCCATCTGTAGACCTCTCCATTACATCCAGGTCATGGGGTGGCAGACATGTGTCCACCTGGCGGTGGCAGTATGGATGCTCGGCATGCTCTATTCATTGATACATACAATCTTCACATTGAGATTGACCTTCTGCGCCTCCAACGTTGTCTGGAGTTTCTTCTGTGATGTATCCAAgttgttgcagatttcctgcactgATACCTTTGTCAACCTGCTGTCCATCTTCATCCTCGGGGGACTTCTCGGACTCAGTTCTCTGCTTATGACGTTCATTCCTTACATCACTGTGTTCTCCACCATCCTGAAGATCAGAGGCAAGGACAAGAGGTCTAAAGCTTTCTCCACTTGCTCTTCCCACCTGACAGTTGTCTTCATTTTCTATGGGACCCTCGTCTTTAACTACTTTAGACCGACCACCAGTTACTATCACTCGGCCGACAGAGTCGTGTCAGTGTTCTATACTCTGGTCACTCCACTCGTGAACCCATTAGTGTATAGTCTGAGGAACCAAGAGCTGAAGGCAGCGCTGCGAAGACTGTACAAGACCTACAGACCAGAGGGAGGGAGGCAAAGGCTGCAAGAGCAGAGAGGGAAGAGAAAGGGTCCAGCAAGAAACAATGAACCCATATGA